In one Pseudomonas sp. MM211 genomic region, the following are encoded:
- a CDS encoding sigma 54-interacting transcriptional regulator, whose protein sequence is MISQASPSELLLRHMHAATLVIDPVNDRILQANPASCLLLGWPMDALLSQRASRLWGHDLGAMVTFTEQVQARGHAWHDALGLLDRDGQRQEVEISASLLHHDNAPLLGLLIQERRQLDSLRGLAEAERYQRQGLLQWQGVERIFRQFERQNQLILGAAGEGIYGINRKGETTFVNPAAERILGWHATDLIGHSIHALIHHHHPDGSTYDDHTCPIYAAFNDGEVHHVCNEVFWSKDRRAIPVEYTSTPLRDDGELVGAVVVFRDISERLETEQRLRQALSEVQLLKQRLELENAYLQEEIRGEYAQHNLVGRSAAMQQVIRQIELVAPTGANVLITGESGTGKELIARAIHDNSGRRSRPLIRVNCAAVPRELFESEFFGHIRGAFTGAINDRVGRFELADGGTLFLDEVGEIPLELQSKLLRVLQEQQLERVGDTRTRQVDVRVIAATNRDLRQEVRAGRFREDLYFRLNVFPVESAPLRQRPEDIPPLAQHFLDRVCRQLNRPQPSLRLADIQHLQAYSWPGNIRELENLIERAVIISPGTRLRLDLPSESPGELPTPQPREQDTRILTQGEQRRQTRDNLIAALSACAGRIAGKQGAARLLDLKPTTLRSRLDSFAIDPRDYRPRPMRRGRAASDQR, encoded by the coding sequence ATGATCAGCCAAGCCTCCCCCAGCGAACTGCTGCTGCGCCACATGCACGCCGCCACGCTGGTCATCGACCCGGTGAACGACCGTATCCTGCAGGCCAACCCGGCCAGTTGCCTGCTACTGGGCTGGCCAATGGACGCGCTGCTTAGCCAGCGCGCCAGCCGGCTGTGGGGGCATGACCTTGGCGCCATGGTTACCTTCACCGAGCAGGTGCAGGCGCGCGGGCACGCCTGGCACGATGCCCTGGGCCTGCTGGATCGCGACGGTCAGCGCCAGGAGGTCGAGATCAGCGCCAGCCTTCTGCACCATGACAATGCCCCTCTGCTCGGCCTGCTGATCCAGGAACGCCGCCAACTCGATTCCCTGCGCGGCCTGGCGGAAGCCGAACGTTATCAGCGCCAAGGCCTGCTGCAATGGCAGGGTGTCGAGCGCATCTTCCGTCAGTTCGAGCGACAGAATCAGCTGATCCTCGGCGCCGCTGGAGAAGGCATCTACGGCATCAATCGCAAGGGCGAAACCACATTCGTCAATCCGGCTGCCGAGCGCATTCTGGGCTGGCACGCCACTGACCTGATCGGCCACAGCATCCACGCCCTGATCCATCACCATCACCCGGATGGCAGCACCTACGACGATCACACCTGCCCGATCTACGCGGCCTTCAACGACGGCGAAGTGCATCACGTCTGCAACGAGGTGTTCTGGAGCAAGGATCGCCGCGCCATTCCGGTCGAATACACCAGCACGCCCCTACGCGACGATGGCGAGCTGGTCGGCGCAGTAGTGGTCTTCCGCGACATCAGCGAGCGCCTGGAAACCGAGCAGCGCCTGCGCCAGGCCTTGAGCGAGGTGCAGTTGCTCAAGCAGCGTCTGGAACTGGAGAACGCCTACCTTCAGGAAGAGATTCGCGGCGAATACGCCCAGCACAACCTGGTCGGGCGCAGCGCAGCCATGCAGCAGGTCATTCGCCAGATCGAGCTGGTCGCGCCCACCGGCGCCAACGTACTGATCACCGGCGAATCGGGTACGGGCAAGGAGCTGATCGCCCGCGCCATCCATGACAACAGCGGGCGCCGCAGCCGCCCACTGATCCGTGTAAATTGCGCAGCCGTGCCCCGTGAACTGTTCGAGAGTGAGTTCTTTGGCCATATCCGCGGCGCTTTTACCGGCGCCATCAACGACCGAGTGGGCCGCTTTGAACTGGCCGATGGCGGCACGCTGTTTCTCGACGAAGTCGGGGAGATCCCTCTGGAGCTGCAAAGCAAACTGCTGCGTGTGCTGCAGGAGCAGCAGTTGGAGCGTGTCGGCGACACCCGCACCCGTCAGGTTGATGTGCGGGTGATCGCCGCCACCAACCGTGATCTGCGCCAGGAGGTGCGTGCAGGGCGCTTCCGCGAGGATCTATATTTTCGCCTCAACGTGTTTCCTGTCGAATCTGCCCCATTGCGCCAGCGCCCTGAGGATATACCGCCGCTGGCGCAACACTTCCTCGATCGCGTCTGCCGGCAACTGAACCGCCCGCAGCCAAGTCTGCGCCTGGCAGATATCCAGCACCTGCAGGCCTATTCCTGGCCGGGCAACATCCGTGAGCTGGAGAACCTGATCGAGCGTGCCGTGATCATCTCGCCGGGCACGCGGCTGCGCCTGGATCTGCCCAGTGAAAGCCCCGGAGAATTGCCGACGCCACAACCCAGAGAGCAGGACACACGCATTCTCACCCAGGGTGAGCAGCGCCGGCAGACGCGCGACAACCTGATCGCCGCGCTCAGCGCCTGTGCCGGCAGGATCGCCGGCAAACAAGGCGCGGCCCGCCTGCTGGACCTCAAGCCCACCACCCTGCGCTCGCGGCTGGACAGTTTCGCCATCGACCCTCGTGACTATCGTCCACGGCCTATGCGACGTGGCCGCGCCGCCAGCGATCAGCGTTGA
- a CDS encoding CmpA/NrtA family ABC transporter substrate-binding protein, which produces MSVNSLDDPFSPDSELSHGAGCACQRCTPAADALPQNSEAMLDRAVENAIVRGLFGHDELSRRSFMGLIGGGTAAAILASLIPLDAVKAAVKDSLGPLEKTRLKIGFVPITCATPIIMAEPMGFYAKYGLEVEAVKTAGWAVARDKSLAGEYDASHMLSPMPLAISLGLGATPTPYVMPALENINGQAIVLSMQHQDKRDPKLWKGMRFGVPFEYSMHNFLLRYYVAEHGLDPDRDIQIRVVPPPEMVANLRAGNLDGFLSPDPFNQRAVWEKVGFIHLLTKELWPGHPCCAFACSQRFASDNPNTYGALLHALIDATQYSSKAENRKAVAEVISTKNYLNQPVAVVQQVLSGRYADGLGNVYDEPQRIDFDPFPWHSMAVWILTQMKRWGYLKGDVDYRAIAERVFLAADAGKVMSDLGLPVPGDSYKGFSVMGKPFDAADPEGYLSSFPLRRS; this is translated from the coding sequence ATGAGCGTCAACAGCCTGGACGATCCGTTCAGCCCCGATAGCGAACTGAGCCATGGCGCAGGCTGCGCGTGCCAGCGCTGCACGCCGGCAGCTGACGCGCTGCCGCAGAACAGTGAGGCGATGCTCGATCGCGCTGTCGAGAATGCCATCGTTCGCGGCCTGTTCGGTCACGACGAGCTTTCCCGGCGCAGCTTCATGGGCCTGATCGGCGGCGGTACTGCGGCAGCCATTCTCGCCAGCCTGATTCCGCTCGATGCCGTGAAAGCCGCGGTCAAGGACAGCCTCGGGCCGCTGGAGAAGACGCGTCTGAAGATCGGCTTCGTGCCCATCACCTGCGCCACCCCGATCATCATGGCCGAGCCGATGGGGTTCTACGCCAAGTACGGACTGGAAGTGGAAGCGGTGAAGACCGCAGGCTGGGCCGTGGCACGGGACAAGTCTCTGGCCGGTGAATACGATGCGTCGCACATGCTCTCACCCATGCCGCTGGCCATCAGCCTTGGTCTGGGGGCGACGCCGACGCCCTACGTCATGCCGGCGCTGGAGAACATCAACGGCCAGGCCATCGTGCTCAGCATGCAGCATCAGGACAAACGCGATCCCAAGCTGTGGAAAGGCATGCGCTTCGGAGTGCCTTTCGAATACTCGATGCACAATTTCCTGTTGCGTTACTACGTGGCCGAGCACGGCCTGGACCCGGATCGCGACATCCAGATACGGGTGGTGCCACCACCGGAAATGGTGGCCAACCTGCGCGCTGGCAACCTCGACGGTTTTCTCTCACCCGATCCGTTCAACCAGCGCGCGGTGTGGGAGAAGGTGGGCTTCATCCACCTGCTGACCAAGGAACTTTGGCCCGGCCATCCCTGCTGCGCCTTTGCTTGCAGTCAGCGCTTCGCCAGCGATAACCCCAATACTTACGGCGCCCTGTTGCATGCGCTGATTGACGCCACCCAGTACAGCTCCAAGGCCGAGAATCGCAAAGCGGTCGCCGAGGTGATTTCCACCAAGAACTACCTCAATCAACCCGTAGCGGTGGTGCAGCAGGTGCTCAGCGGGCGTTATGCCGACGGCTTGGGTAACGTCTATGACGAGCCGCAGCGCATCGACTTCGATCCGTTCCCCTGGCACTCGATGGCCGTGTGGATTCTGACCCAGATGAAGCGCTGGGGTTACCTCAAGGGGGATGTCGACTACCGCGCCATCGCCGAGCGTGTATTTCTCGCCGCCGATGCTGGCAAGGTGATGAGTGATCTCGGGCTGCCGGTGCCGGGCGACAGCTACAAGGGCTTCAGTGTGATGGGCAAGCCCTTCGATGCGGCCGACCCGGAAGGCTACCTGTCCAGCTTCCCATTGCGGAGGTCGTGA
- the ntrB gene encoding nitrate ABC transporter permease — protein sequence MSASMPLRAAILSALLLALLLTIWEVLCHVPAGSATAADDEYALLMGEAEQQARVPPPSVVLAHAYTELSQPFYDNGPNDKGIGIQLAHSLYRVLSGYLLAALVAIPVGFVIGMSPLMYRVLNPFIQILRPISPLAWMPLALFVIKDSQTSAIFVIFICSVWPMLLNTAFGVAGVRRDWINVARTHELGPLRTAISVILPAALPTILTGMRISVGIAWLVIVAAEMLVGGTGIGYYLWNEWNNLDLASVIFSILMIGVVGMVLDLMLGTVARLVSYQE from the coding sequence ATGAGCGCCTCCATGCCCCTGCGCGCGGCGATTCTTTCCGCGTTGCTGTTGGCACTGCTGCTGACCATCTGGGAAGTGCTCTGCCACGTGCCGGCCGGCAGCGCGACGGCCGCCGATGACGAGTACGCACTGCTGATGGGCGAGGCCGAGCAACAGGCGCGAGTGCCGCCGCCCTCGGTGGTGCTGGCCCATGCCTACACGGAGCTGAGCCAGCCGTTCTATGACAACGGCCCCAACGACAAGGGCATCGGCATCCAGCTGGCGCACTCGTTGTACCGGGTGCTCAGCGGTTACCTGCTGGCGGCCTTGGTGGCGATTCCGGTCGGCTTCGTCATTGGCATGTCGCCTCTGATGTACCGGGTGCTGAATCCGTTCATCCAGATACTGCGGCCGATTTCGCCGTTGGCCTGGATGCCGCTGGCGTTGTTCGTGATCAAGGATTCGCAGACCTCGGCGATCTTCGTGATCTTCATCTGCTCGGTGTGGCCGATGCTGCTCAATACTGCGTTTGGCGTCGCGGGTGTACGCCGCGACTGGATCAACGTCGCCCGCACCCACGAGCTTGGCCCTTTACGCACGGCCATCAGCGTGATCCTGCCAGCAGCGCTGCCGACCATTCTCACCGGCATGCGGATCTCTGTGGGTATCGCCTGGCTGGTGATCGTCGCGGCCGAGATGCTCGTGGGCGGCACCGGTATCGGCTACTACCTGTGGAACGAGTGGAACAACCTGGACCTGGCCAGCGTGATCTTCTCGATCCTGATGATCGGCGTGGTGGGTATGGTCCTCGATCTCATGCTTGGCACTGTCGCCCGGCTCGTCAGTTACCAGGAGTGA